A DNA window from Paenibacillus andongensis contains the following coding sequences:
- a CDS encoding flagellar brake protein, which translates to MDWNKALELAYIAPNADCHLIIVGECKDGQPFCYEENFSIDKIGETSFTVCLELSGTFPFDKLEHISFIEFSFKNRGILYYAYVDLIQLELKKTICYLSLSIPEEIHHHQNRRYSRAKLSLRTPITLRIVGIRGISASKGVAFSGQLLDISASGLSFVTTNRLFFPLFLEFSFILPGYPHPITAYGEIIRVTNFSNDSYRVAAEFRHTPESMLQDIDKYCSITS; encoded by the coding sequence ATGGATTGGAATAAGGCACTGGAATTGGCATATATCGCACCGAATGCGGATTGTCATTTGATCATTGTCGGAGAATGTAAAGATGGGCAGCCTTTTTGCTATGAAGAAAATTTCTCCATTGATAAAATAGGTGAAACTTCATTCACCGTTTGTTTAGAGCTGTCCGGAACTTTTCCATTCGACAAATTAGAGCATATTTCTTTCATTGAGTTTTCTTTTAAAAACCGTGGAATTTTATATTACGCCTATGTCGATTTAATTCAACTTGAATTAAAGAAGACCATATGTTACCTTTCGCTATCCATTCCCGAAGAAATTCATCATCATCAGAACAGAAGGTACAGCCGAGCTAAGCTCTCCCTTCGAACACCGATCACACTGCGTATTGTTGGCATCCGCGGCATATCTGCAAGCAAGGGAGTCGCCTTTTCCGGACAACTGCTTGATATTAGTGCCAGCGGGCTTTCTTTTGTTACGACGAATCGGCTTTTCTTTCCCTTATTTCTGGAATTCAGCTTCATTCTCCCCGGATATCCCCACCCTATTACAGCCTATGGTGAAATTATAAGGGTGACGAATTTCAGTAATGATTCTTACCGGGTCGCCGCCGAATTCCGACATACACCTGAATCGATGCTTCAGGACATTGATAAATATTGTTCGATAACAAGCTAA
- the glgP gene encoding alpha-glucan family phosphorylase: MQAAFPQVAKLLPPAIERLNELSFNLWFSWNHDALQLFAQMDPVKWDQCGHNPVLLLHLLDHSQIETVSGNQDFVANYQQVIAKFDAYMNGTTWFQEKHPDQGYVKIAYFSAEFGFHESLPIYSGGLGILAGDHTKSASDLGIPLIGVGLLYKKGYFTQKIDASGGQQSELYPYDFTKLPIEPVRQNGQQIAVSIDMPGRTITLQVWRVRVGRNAIYLLDADHEANNPADKELTAQLYGGNQDTRIAQEMVLGIGGVKALRLLNIYPNVYHINEGHAAFLTLERLKELLHLGLPFHVAVETVRSATVFTTHTPVPAGHDTFSIEMVEHYLGPLLSELSRHKQDIVALGLDHHTGQFNMTHLAMNTAGLRNGVSKLHGQVSREMFKEFHGHIDASEVPISSITNGVHLDTWTAPQWKELLDRFLPGSWREEQANKHQWAQIEVIPDESIWKVHGQLKEDLVRYARRNLVEQRKRNGESEERIEEVRQYLNPKALTIGFARRFATYKRANLIFNDLYRLKKIINDPERPVQFIFAGKAHPADYPGQELIREIYRVSQMKEFVGKIVILENYDMNMARYLVQGVDVWLNNPRRPLEASGTSGQKAAMNGVLNFSVLDGWWEEGYNGTNGWAIGSTGAADWAAQEKENTQAIYHILEKEIIPLYYNQGALPHQWISRMKRSIQSLSPVYNTHRMVQDYTELTYLPTAQRARLFVSNHYDVATKVADYKQFIRTNWYHVKIIGIDDRSAKLSSEVPLNEIKPSTKEITTQVNFGPIWPQDTAVEVIYYEENGEKWEQIIIPMEPIGELIEQMQSYKATIPSHLIHGPHFSIRVRPISSNFAHSFELSLVTSTLSWQ, encoded by the coding sequence ATGCAAGCAGCCTTCCCCCAAGTAGCGAAACTTCTGCCTCCTGCAATTGAGCGTTTGAATGAGCTGTCATTCAACTTATGGTTCAGTTGGAACCATGACGCCCTGCAGCTTTTTGCACAAATGGATCCTGTCAAATGGGATCAATGCGGCCATAATCCTGTTCTATTACTTCACCTTTTGGACCATTCACAGATTGAAACCGTCAGCGGAAACCAAGATTTTGTAGCCAATTATCAACAAGTCATTGCTAAGTTCGATGCTTATATGAATGGCACCACTTGGTTTCAAGAAAAGCATCCGGATCAAGGTTATGTCAAAATTGCATACTTCTCCGCAGAGTTCGGCTTTCATGAATCTTTGCCGATTTATTCAGGAGGACTGGGAATCTTAGCCGGTGACCATACGAAATCTGCCAGTGATTTGGGTATCCCTTTGATTGGTGTTGGACTTCTTTATAAAAAAGGTTATTTCACGCAGAAAATCGATGCTTCCGGTGGTCAGCAAAGTGAATTATACCCTTATGACTTCACCAAGCTTCCGATCGAACCTGTGCGGCAAAATGGCCAGCAGATCGCCGTTTCCATTGATATGCCTGGTCGCACCATCACCTTACAGGTTTGGCGTGTGCGTGTTGGCCGTAATGCGATCTATTTGCTGGATGCCGATCATGAAGCCAACAATCCAGCGGACAAAGAGCTGACCGCTCAGCTGTATGGGGGCAATCAAGATACCCGGATTGCACAGGAAATGGTTCTTGGCATTGGAGGCGTTAAGGCGCTTCGGCTGCTTAACATCTACCCGAACGTGTACCATATTAACGAAGGGCATGCGGCTTTTCTCACGCTGGAGCGACTGAAGGAGCTTCTGCATCTAGGTCTTCCCTTTCATGTGGCGGTTGAAACCGTTCGCTCAGCCACTGTATTTACGACCCATACGCCTGTGCCTGCGGGGCATGATACATTCTCCATCGAGATGGTGGAACACTATCTCGGGCCTCTCCTGAGTGAGCTGTCGCGGCACAAGCAGGACATTGTAGCACTAGGGCTCGATCACCATACGGGTCAATTCAATATGACCCATTTGGCCATGAATACAGCCGGACTGCGCAATGGGGTCAGTAAGCTGCACGGTCAAGTATCCCGAGAAATGTTCAAAGAATTTCACGGTCACATCGATGCGAGCGAAGTTCCCATCAGCTCCATTACGAATGGTGTACACCTGGATACATGGACAGCGCCGCAATGGAAGGAACTGCTTGATCGTTTCCTGCCTGGTTCATGGCGGGAAGAACAAGCCAATAAGCATCAGTGGGCGCAAATCGAGGTCATTCCAGATGAATCCATCTGGAAAGTGCATGGGCAGCTGAAAGAAGATTTAGTTCGCTACGCCAGGCGAAATTTAGTCGAGCAGCGAAAGCGCAACGGAGAATCAGAAGAGCGGATCGAGGAAGTCAGACAGTATTTGAATCCCAAGGCATTAACCATTGGATTTGCCAGAAGGTTTGCGACCTATAAGCGAGCTAATCTCATTTTTAATGATTTGTACCGGCTTAAGAAGATCATCAATGATCCCGAGAGACCCGTACAATTTATTTTTGCTGGCAAGGCTCACCCTGCCGATTACCCAGGTCAAGAGCTTATCCGTGAAATTTATCGCGTTTCGCAAATGAAAGAATTCGTCGGTAAAATTGTTATTCTCGAAAACTATGACATGAATATGGCTCGTTATCTCGTTCAAGGCGTAGACGTCTGGTTAAATAATCCTCGCAGACCTCTTGAGGCTAGTGGAACTAGCGGACAAAAGGCCGCCATGAACGGGGTACTTAATTTCAGCGTACTCGATGGCTGGTGGGAAGAAGGCTACAACGGCACGAACGGCTGGGCTATCGGTTCCACAGGAGCAGCGGACTGGGCTGCGCAAGAGAAAGAAAATACACAAGCCATCTATCACATTTTAGAGAAAGAAATCATTCCACTGTACTACAATCAAGGAGCACTCCCACACCAATGGATCAGCCGCATGAAGCGTTCTATCCAATCGCTTAGCCCGGTCTATAACACGCATCGCATGGTGCAAGACTACACAGAGCTCACCTATCTGCCGACAGCTCAGCGAGCCCGACTCTTTGTTTCTAATCACTATGATGTTGCAACTAAAGTTGCCGATTACAAACAATTCATCCGTACGAACTGGTATCACGTGAAAATCATTGGCATAGATGACCGCTCTGCCAAATTATCATCGGAAGTCCCGTTAAACGAGATAAAACCTTCTACGAAAGAAATTACGACGCAAGTTAACTTCGGCCCCATTTGGCCGCAAGATACGGCAGTAGAAGTCATTTATTACGAGGAAAATGGCGAAAAATGGGAGCAAATAATCATTCCAATGGAACCTATAGGCGAACTGATTGAACAGATGCAGAGCTATAAAGCGACCATTCCATCACATCTCATTCATGGACCTCACTTCTCTATTCGCGTTCGCCCCATCTCATCTAACTTCGCACATTCCTTTGAACTTTCCTTAGTCACCAGCACATTATCGTGGCAGTAA
- the ylbJ gene encoding sporulation integral membrane protein YlbJ, protein MQKRNFTAALLMAFVVVAIILCLFAFPHDGLQAALRGVSIWWDVLFPALFPFFVLSEIMLGFGIVHFFGTLLDPMMRPVFRIPGIGGFVMAMGFAAGYPVGAKLTSQLWEQKLVNREEGERLVAFTTSSDPIFLIGAVSIGFFHDASLAMILAIAHYGGSVLIGLMMRFHGRKSLPTWQETKGKGWVWKRAFEAMHYARTNDGRSIGTLLSQSILQSVSLIFVVGGLVVFFSVVLEVLTAAKVMNTIYLLIASILQITGLPHELSQAVMNGLFEVTLGAKAAGNAPASLALSSKVAIGAFILSWGGMSVHAQIVSLLSHTNLRYLPFVTARFIHALLSAAIVLVFWEPMQIFRESKAVFLPQYDSASPVLSYLRLMLPISGTVFLGAFSVIAGLFAAYSLLKLVYEKVGGTR, encoded by the coding sequence ATGCAGAAACGAAATTTCACTGCTGCGCTACTCATGGCTTTTGTTGTTGTTGCTATTATTCTATGCTTATTTGCGTTCCCTCATGACGGCCTTCAAGCAGCCTTGCGCGGCGTTTCCATTTGGTGGGATGTGCTCTTTCCCGCACTTTTCCCTTTCTTTGTCCTATCCGAAATTATGCTTGGCTTCGGTATCGTTCATTTCTTCGGTACGCTGCTCGATCCGATGATGCGTCCCGTCTTCCGTATCCCTGGCATCGGCGGCTTCGTTATGGCGATGGGCTTCGCAGCCGGTTATCCGGTAGGAGCGAAGTTAACCTCCCAGCTGTGGGAGCAGAAGCTTGTCAACCGGGAGGAAGGTGAACGACTCGTTGCATTCACAACAAGCTCCGATCCGATTTTCTTAATCGGAGCCGTTTCGATAGGCTTCTTCCACGATGCTTCTTTGGCTATGATCTTGGCTATTGCTCATTATGGAGGCTCCGTGCTTATAGGTTTAATGATGCGATTTCACGGCAGGAAGAGCCTGCCTACTTGGCAGGAGACCAAGGGCAAGGGCTGGGTCTGGAAGCGTGCTTTTGAAGCGATGCACTACGCTCGAACTAACGATGGCAGATCTATAGGCACATTACTGAGTCAATCCATCCTACAGTCGGTCAGCTTGATTTTCGTAGTAGGTGGATTAGTCGTTTTCTTCTCAGTTGTTTTAGAAGTCTTAACCGCAGCGAAGGTCATGAATACGATCTACCTGCTCATCGCTTCCATCCTGCAAATCACAGGACTCCCCCATGAGTTATCACAAGCAGTAATGAATGGTTTGTTTGAAGTAACACTAGGGGCGAAGGCTGCCGGGAATGCTCCCGCGTCGCTAGCTCTCTCCAGCAAAGTGGCTATCGGCGCTTTTATTTTGTCATGGGGAGGCATGTCCGTTCATGCTCAAATTGTTAGCTTATTAAGTCATACGAATCTGCGTTACTTGCCATTTGTCACTGCGCGCTTCATCCATGCCTTGCTCTCCGCTGCTATTGTTCTCGTTTTTTGGGAGCCTATGCAAATTTTTCGAGAATCCAAAGCTGTTTTCTTACCTCAATATGATTCGGCTTCTCCTGTTCTCAGCTATCTAAGGCTTATGCTGCCAATTAGCGGAACGGTCTTCCTTGGTGCTTTTTCTGTCATTGCCGGCCTCTTTGCTGCATATTCCTTACTTAAACTCGTGTATGAAAAGGTTGGTGGAACAAGATAA
- a CDS encoding globin: MSESDRSTLYELMGGAETIRRLVEAFYPKVQQNPLLSPLFPSDIGPVIDKQFMFLSQFFGGPTLYSDTHGHPMMRARHMAFPITVERADAWLSCMSEAMVEVGLPPDLRDFLLERLKGSAYHFINTSKEE, encoded by the coding sequence ATGTCAGAAAGTGATCGCAGCACGTTGTACGAATTGATGGGGGGAGCGGAGACGATACGCCGACTCGTGGAAGCCTTTTATCCAAAAGTTCAGCAAAATCCACTACTATCGCCTCTGTTCCCTTCTGATATTGGACCTGTTATAGATAAACAGTTCATGTTTTTAAGTCAGTTTTTCGGTGGTCCAACCTTGTATTCAGATACACACGGACATCCGATGATGAGAGCAAGACATATGGCATTTCCTATTACGGTAGAACGTGCAGATGCATGGTTAAGCTGTATGTCGGAAGCCATGGTGGAAGTAGGACTACCGCCCGATTTACGAGATTTTTTACTTGAACGGCTGAAAGGTTCTGCCTATCATTTTATAAACACATCCAAAGAAGAGTAG
- a CDS encoding DUF2225 domain-containing protein — protein MVEPLYEISVKCTYCENSYKTMKVRPSFKKASKTDTDFCVHYKEINPDFYVVRVCPFCGYAHTENYSDKWKPAQREVFYERVAQNWSMRNYCGERTWEDTLLSYKLALLSAQIKEEKSRVVAGLLHHLAWLYRSKGDWEQEERFLTFALDAYVSVYETEGMDLNNARLMYLIGELNRRLSRFNEAVKWFSRIINDRKIMDAGMIRASREQWIATREDMLAIRMELPDEMKQAT, from the coding sequence ATGGTCGAACCTTTATATGAAATTTCAGTGAAGTGCACATATTGCGAGAATTCCTACAAAACGATGAAGGTTCGCCCAAGCTTCAAGAAGGCTAGCAAAACGGATACTGATTTCTGTGTTCATTATAAAGAGATTAACCCCGACTTCTATGTTGTAAGGGTCTGTCCGTTTTGCGGATATGCGCATACAGAGAACTATTCGGATAAATGGAAACCGGCGCAGCGGGAAGTCTTCTACGAGAGAGTGGCTCAAAACTGGTCCATGCGCAACTATTGCGGAGAAAGAACCTGGGAAGATACGCTTCTCAGTTACAAGTTGGCCCTTCTCAGTGCGCAGATTAAAGAGGAGAAGTCCCGCGTTGTAGCAGGTCTTCTACATCATTTGGCGTGGCTGTATCGTTCCAAAGGAGACTGGGAGCAGGAGGAGCGTTTCCTAACGTTTGCCTTGGACGCATATGTCAGTGTGTATGAAACAGAAGGAATGGACCTCAATAATGCAAGACTCATGTACTTAATTGGAGAACTGAATCGCAGATTAAGCCGCTTCAATGAGGCGGTCAAATGGTTTTCACGCATTATTAATGACCGTAAGATTATGGATGCTGGCATGATTAGAGCAAGTCGTGAACAATGGATAGCAACCCGTGAAGATATGCTTGCCATTCGTATGGAACTTCCAGACGAAATGAAACAAGCTACCTAA
- a CDS encoding YycC family protein, translating into MKPLQISPETAVKLAEQLKVPLEHLMHMPQHILLQKLAELAKASSTENSDPESK; encoded by the coding sequence ATGAAACCGTTACAAATTTCTCCAGAAACGGCCGTTAAGCTGGCTGAACAGCTTAAGGTGCCTTTAGAACATCTCATGCATATGCCACAACATATTTTACTACAAAAATTAGCGGAGCTCGCTAAAGCTTCCTCGACGGAAAATAGCGACCCAGAATCGAAGTAA
- a CDS encoding M3 family oligoendopeptidase codes for MLNLPLNQTWNLETFFPGGSESSAFAAHLKELQASIAAFQEQVRNTPSPGQAEDTDSLVRLIELFQHNLKHIHEADSFVGCLLADNQKDKKAPVLSGQVKSLFAEHLSSLTHFDQILTGIPDDVWSDLLQKEPFKAIAFPLHERRALAQEKLPPEQEALINDLAVDGYHGWGDLYNTTVGQFRMPVEIDGVQVELSAGQAFNKLHTENREERLDLFEKWEQAWTDKEEYCAEALNHLAGFRLQVYKYRGWKSIHKEPLAINRMEEKTLNVMWEVIDRNKDIFVDYLNRKAKLLGVDKLAWVDVDAPLGDSSKKISYDEGATLIVDQFKRFSPKLAAFSEEAFEKRWIEAEDRAGKRPGGFCTSFPIAGETRIFMTYGGTLNNVSTLAHELGHGYHQHVMTDMPALAQEYAMNVAETASTFAEMIVADAVVKSASTDEERIILLEDKIQRAIAFFMNIHARFIFETNFYEARSQGLVSVERLNELMVDAQKLAYKDALSSYHPHFWAAKLHFYATDVPFYNFPYTFGYLFSAGIYARAVQEGAAFEDKYISLLRDTGSMNVEELAQKHLGVDLTEPDFWQSAVDMAAQDVKQFMKLTEAKV; via the coding sequence TTGCTTAATTTACCTCTTAATCAAACATGGAATTTAGAAACCTTTTTTCCTGGGGGAAGCGAGTCTTCTGCATTCGCAGCTCATCTAAAGGAGCTTCAAGCATCGATTGCTGCTTTTCAAGAACAAGTACGAAATACCCCTTCACCTGGGCAGGCAGAAGATACAGATTCGCTAGTGAGACTGATTGAATTGTTCCAGCATAATTTGAAGCATATCCATGAGGCGGATTCTTTCGTAGGCTGCTTGTTAGCGGATAATCAGAAGGATAAGAAAGCGCCTGTACTTAGCGGACAAGTCAAAAGCTTGTTTGCAGAGCATTTGTCTTCGCTTACCCATTTTGATCAAATTCTGACGGGGATCCCAGATGATGTATGGTCAGATCTGCTGCAGAAAGAGCCGTTCAAAGCCATAGCTTTTCCACTCCATGAGCGGCGTGCCTTGGCCCAAGAGAAGCTGCCGCCAGAGCAGGAAGCTTTAATTAATGATTTGGCCGTTGATGGCTATCATGGGTGGGGAGATCTGTATAATACGACCGTTGGTCAATTCCGTATGCCTGTGGAGATTGACGGTGTACAAGTGGAGCTTTCCGCCGGTCAAGCGTTTAATAAACTGCATACTGAGAATCGTGAAGAACGACTGGATCTGTTTGAAAAATGGGAACAAGCATGGACGGATAAAGAGGAATATTGCGCCGAAGCATTAAACCATCTGGCAGGTTTCCGTCTTCAGGTTTATAAATATAGAGGTTGGAAAAGCATACATAAAGAACCGCTTGCAATCAATCGCATGGAAGAGAAAACGCTGAATGTCATGTGGGAAGTGATCGACCGCAACAAAGATATTTTCGTTGACTATTTGAACCGTAAAGCGAAGCTGCTAGGTGTTGATAAGTTGGCTTGGGTTGATGTGGATGCGCCGCTTGGAGATTCCTCAAAGAAAATTTCTTATGACGAAGGCGCTACGCTGATTGTCGATCAATTCAAACGGTTCAGTCCCAAGCTGGCAGCCTTTTCGGAAGAAGCCTTTGAGAAACGCTGGATCGAAGCCGAGGATCGAGCAGGGAAGCGACCTGGGGGCTTCTGCACATCTTTCCCGATAGCGGGTGAGACGCGTATCTTTATGACTTACGGCGGAACGCTAAACAATGTTTCTACATTAGCGCATGAGCTAGGTCACGGCTATCATCAGCATGTCATGACGGATATGCCTGCATTAGCGCAGGAGTACGCGATGAATGTCGCTGAGACAGCGTCTACTTTCGCTGAAATGATTGTAGCTGACGCAGTTGTGAAAAGTGCTTCTACAGATGAAGAACGCATCATTTTACTCGAAGATAAGATCCAGCGCGCGATCGCTTTCTTCATGAATATCCATGCGAGATTCATCTTCGAGACGAACTTTTACGAAGCGCGAAGTCAAGGTTTAGTAAGTGTGGAACGTTTGAACGAGCTCATGGTGGATGCACAGAAGCTTGCTTACAAAGATGCGTTAAGCAGCTATCACCCGCATTTCTGGGCGGCTAAGCTGCATTTCTATGCGACGGATGTCCCTTTTTATAATTTCCCTTACACGTTCGGTTACCTGTTTAGTGCAGGTATTTACGCGAGAGCGGTGCAGGAAGGCGCAGCCTTTGAAGACAAGTACATCTCTTTGCTTAGAGACACGGGCAGCATGAACGTGGAGGAGCTTGCTCAGAAGCATCTCGGCGTTGATCTGACTGAGCCGGATTTCTGGCAAAGCGCTGTCGATATGGCAGCTCAAGATGTGAAGCAGTTCATGAAACTGACAGAAGCTAAAGTTTAA
- a CDS encoding methyl-accepting chemotaxis protein yields MDKVSSLSFRKKLQLGCYALIGLNSIFMLIVTFASDWNRLLGIIFLLVILGGSYPFIRWFENQLTEPIADLSRIALNISKGDFSQKVTVTSDDTLGQLGQSFNKMIDKLRDILRDTGNISKQVFQTSRDIYVKNESFRTVLEQVSISAHELASGAGQISEEVSGVSITSKDIEVRIEGYAGSAKEMKDRSDQMMTLVEKGRTSVESQGIGMKRNVEVTQQVSDTIDMLARQAEGISSVTRSISEIAEQTNLLSLNASIEAARAGEHGRGFAVVAQEVRKLAEESTSLTREVFGFVKSIEQGIQEAIRSIQVNEDVVKKQTVLIEQTEIVFAEIVGSVSFISEEITRFAEESEQMLTSSEQIAAAMENISAITEESAAGTQEVSASMNEQIATVQGIVTQAEEMTRVVTQLQQTIQIFKL; encoded by the coding sequence TTGGATAAAGTATCATCCTTATCGTTCAGAAAGAAACTGCAACTTGGTTGTTACGCACTTATTGGTTTGAACTCAATCTTCATGCTGATTGTTACATTTGCCTCAGATTGGAATCGCTTACTTGGTATAATCTTCCTGCTTGTTATTCTTGGAGGCAGCTACCCGTTCATTCGATGGTTCGAGAATCAGCTAACGGAACCTATTGCTGATTTATCCCGAATAGCCCTCAACATTTCCAAAGGAGACTTCTCTCAAAAAGTAACCGTAACCTCAGATGACACACTTGGACAGCTTGGCCAATCTTTTAACAAAATGATAGATAAACTCCGCGATATTCTTCGCGACACAGGTAACATCTCGAAGCAGGTTTTTCAAACAAGCCGCGATATATATGTGAAAAATGAAAGCTTCCGTACAGTCCTAGAACAAGTGAGCATTTCGGCCCACGAGCTCGCCTCAGGTGCCGGGCAAATTTCAGAAGAAGTTTCCGGTGTTTCGATCACTTCCAAAGATATTGAAGTGAGAATCGAGGGCTACGCCGGATCTGCCAAAGAAATGAAAGACCGCTCAGATCAGATGATGACTCTTGTAGAAAAAGGACGCACGTCCGTTGAAAGCCAAGGCATCGGTATGAAACGAAATGTAGAAGTTACACAGCAGGTGTCTGATACAATCGACATGCTGGCACGTCAAGCTGAAGGCATTAGCAGTGTTACTCGTTCTATATCCGAGATTGCTGAGCAAACGAACCTCTTGTCCCTCAACGCTTCCATCGAAGCTGCTAGAGCAGGCGAACACGGCCGGGGCTTTGCCGTCGTCGCACAGGAAGTGCGCAAGCTAGCTGAAGAGTCAACCTCTCTTACTCGTGAAGTATTCGGTTTCGTGAAGAGCATCGAGCAAGGCATTCAAGAAGCCATTCGCAGCATTCAAGTGAACGAAGATGTCGTGAAGAAACAAACCGTGTTAATCGAGCAAACCGAAATTGTCTTCGCTGAGATTGTCGGAAGCGTAAGTTTTATTTCGGAAGAAATTACCCGCTTCGCAGAAGAAAGCGAGCAAATGCTAACAAGCTCCGAACAAATTGCTGCGGCGATGGAGAACATATCGGCGATCACGGAGGAATCAGCGGCTGGTACACAAGAAGTTTCCGCTTCTATGAATGAGCAGATCGCTACGGTACAAGGGATCGTTACACAAGCTGAAGAGATGACGCGTGTTGTCACACAATTACAACAGACGATTCAGATTTTCAAATTATAA
- a CDS encoding O-methyltransferase: MNLDQMPLARQIDLVFRKIKEELSHVNSGTVFVHIRNNEIGKFGIKHLPFESKDGVLPATTTKGLTEQQYQSFRQMAIESLKRKKSWTHGEILFDFTIRQNLVSASIMFESNYNMANFARTI, translated from the coding sequence ATGAATTTGGATCAAATGCCACTCGCTAGACAAATCGATTTGGTGTTTAGAAAGATCAAAGAAGAGCTATCTCACGTGAATTCCGGTACTGTATTTGTTCACATTCGCAACAACGAAATTGGTAAATTTGGTATTAAGCACCTTCCGTTTGAAAGTAAGGACGGCGTATTGCCTGCAACCACGACCAAAGGTTTGACGGAGCAGCAATATCAATCCTTTCGGCAGATGGCCATTGAATCATTGAAACGGAAGAAAAGCTGGACGCATGGTGAAATTTTGTTCGATTTCACTATTAGGCAAAACCTGGTGTCTGCAAGTATTATGTTCGAAAGTAATTATAATATGGCAAATTTTGCAAGAACGATTTAG
- a CDS encoding ABC transporter ATP-binding protein has protein sequence MPTLEKEKALEAQSLQLTYGETTIFHSLNLQIPKGKITVFIGSNGCGKSTLLRSLARLLKPKSGAILLDSTEIAKLSTKEVARRMAILPQGPSAPEGLTVRQLVKQGRYPYQSWLQQWSSEDETKVMQALQLTNMLTYADRSVDSLSGGQRQRAWIAMTLAQDTPTLLLDEPTTYLDLTHQIEVLDLLFELNENEQRTIVMVLHDINLACRYAHHIVAIKDSSVYAEGKPEDIVNEQLLLDVFDMKCSVAPDPIFRTPMCIPYGKGRVLPHK, from the coding sequence ATGCCCACCCTGGAAAAAGAAAAAGCACTGGAAGCACAATCGCTTCAATTAACATACGGAGAGACGACCATCTTTCACAGTTTAAATTTACAAATACCTAAAGGCAAAATTACCGTTTTTATTGGCAGCAATGGCTGCGGGAAATCTACACTTCTACGTTCCCTTGCTAGACTGCTGAAGCCCAAATCAGGCGCAATCCTGCTGGATAGCACGGAAATCGCCAAACTCTCAACCAAAGAGGTAGCCCGGCGAATGGCCATCCTTCCACAAGGCCCTTCGGCGCCTGAAGGGCTTACCGTACGACAGCTCGTGAAGCAGGGACGCTATCCTTACCAAAGTTGGCTGCAGCAGTGGTCATCGGAAGATGAGACCAAAGTCATGCAAGCCCTCCAACTAACGAATATGCTCACATATGCGGATCGCAGTGTGGATTCCTTATCTGGCGGGCAGCGCCAAAGAGCATGGATCGCCATGACACTGGCGCAGGACACCCCTACCTTGCTCCTGGATGAGCCTACTACCTATCTGGACTTAACCCATCAGATTGAGGTTCTGGACTTACTCTTCGAGCTGAATGAGAACGAACAACGCACGATCGTGATGGTCCTGCATGATATTAATCTAGCCTGCCGTTATGCCCATCACATTGTTGCTATTAAGGATAGTTCTGTCTATGCAGAAGGTAAACCGGAAGACATCGTGAATGAACAGTTGCTTCTAGATGTGTTCGATATGAAATGCAGCGTTGCGCCTGATCCTATCTTCCGCACACCCATGTGTATCCCTTACGGAAAAGGTCGTGTTCTTCCCCATAAATAA